The following are encoded together in the Variovorax sp. PBS-H4 genome:
- a CDS encoding TolC family protein, giving the protein MRDPKVKQSKHSKLPGVASLTAVAVAILLAGCSVNPVQVTPEEVAQRVASDQAQMYKDQVPVAAPIGYSDALARALKYNLDYRLKLMESALARGLLDVSAADMLPKLVADAGYNDRSNDSGGTSIGIEDRVVSLRPSTSEERSHYYGRATLSWNALDFGLAYFRAKQAADEVNIAEERRRKILQNIVQDVRNAYWRALGAQRLLADADQLATRIEDALAKSREAERAGVLPPAQGLAYQRALLDAMTLVNLKRQEMQFAKRELAALMSLPPGTEFTLVDGPVDMLAPATLDIDKLERAALENRPELREEDYKSRVGVNETKKQIAALFPSLNLYAGPRYDSNDLLYNNSWSDVGVSVSMDLFRLAAIPAIKRTNEARVRNDEARRLALSMAVITQVRVSVERYKLALVDQELAAESSRVDQRLASVSRAGSSHRLESELESLRTDSRALVSRFYLATAYAATQASYARVLNSVGIDLLPDTVTGTDLPTLAKAIDNSLAEGEKVAFVQTVAVQTASRPIVVRVQNLPQGVSEDAVRGAVERIVARNDLQTAQGGDALALTLAFERMDSRATARAQWRVTLSEPGGRQLLSQRYASFLPNAPTERALGAFAEAATLSVISDVRRLSRSGASVAQKP; this is encoded by the coding sequence ATGAGAGACCCCAAAGTGAAGCAATCGAAGCACTCGAAACTCCCCGGCGTCGCCAGCCTGACGGCAGTCGCCGTTGCCATCCTCCTCGCCGGCTGCAGCGTCAATCCGGTCCAGGTGACCCCGGAAGAGGTGGCGCAGCGCGTCGCCAGCGACCAGGCGCAGATGTACAAGGACCAGGTGCCGGTCGCGGCACCCATCGGCTATTCCGACGCGCTGGCGCGGGCGCTCAAGTACAACCTCGACTACCGGCTCAAGCTGATGGAAAGCGCGCTCGCACGCGGCCTGCTCGACGTCTCGGCCGCCGACATGCTGCCCAAGCTGGTGGCCGATGCCGGCTACAACGACCGCAGCAACGATTCGGGCGGCACCAGCATCGGCATCGAGGACCGCGTGGTGAGCCTGCGGCCCTCCACCTCCGAGGAACGCTCGCACTACTACGGCCGCGCCACGCTGTCGTGGAACGCGCTCGACTTCGGCCTGGCGTACTTCCGCGCCAAGCAGGCCGCCGACGAGGTGAACATCGCCGAGGAACGCCGCCGCAAGATCCTGCAGAACATCGTGCAGGACGTGCGCAACGCCTACTGGCGCGCGCTCGGTGCGCAGCGGCTGCTCGCCGACGCCGACCAGCTCGCCACCCGCATCGAGGATGCGCTTGCGAAGTCGCGTGAAGCCGAGCGCGCCGGCGTTCTGCCGCCTGCGCAAGGCCTCGCTTACCAGCGCGCGCTGCTGGACGCGATGACGCTGGTCAACCTCAAGCGGCAGGAAATGCAGTTCGCCAAGCGCGAGCTCGCCGCGCTGATGAGCCTGCCGCCCGGCACCGAGTTCACCCTGGTCGACGGCCCCGTGGACATGCTGGCTCCAGCCACGCTCGACATCGACAAGCTCGAACGCGCCGCGCTGGAAAATCGGCCCGAGCTGCGCGAGGAGGACTACAAGTCCCGCGTCGGCGTCAACGAGACCAAGAAGCAGATCGCCGCGCTGTTCCCCAGCCTCAACCTGTATGCGGGCCCGCGCTACGACTCCAACGACCTGCTCTACAACAACAGCTGGAGCGATGTCGGCGTGAGTGTCTCGATGGACCTCTTCCGCCTCGCCGCGATCCCGGCGATCAAGCGCACCAACGAAGCGCGGGTGCGCAACGACGAGGCGCGCCGCCTCGCGCTTTCGATGGCCGTGATCACGCAGGTGCGCGTGTCCGTCGAGCGCTACAAGCTGGCCCTGGTGGACCAGGAGCTCGCGGCCGAATCGAGCCGCGTGGACCAGCGCCTGGCGAGCGTGTCGCGCGCCGGCAGCAGCCATCGGCTCGAGAGCGAGCTCGAGTCCCTGCGCACCGATTCGCGTGCGCTGGTTTCGCGCTTCTACCTGGCCACCGCCTATGCCGCGACCCAGGCCTCCTATGCGCGCGTGCTCAATTCGGTCGGCATCGACCTCCTGCCCGACACCGTGACGGGCACCGACCTGCCGACCTTGGCAAAGGCCATCGACAACAGCCTGGCCGAAGGCGAGAAAGTGGCCTTCGTGCAGACCGTCGCGGTGCAGACCGCGAGCCGGCCGATCGTCGTGCGCGTTCAGAACCTGCCGCAAGGTGTGAGCGAAGACGCGGTGCGCGGCGCGGTCGAGCGCATCGTGGCACGCAACGATCTGCAAACCGCGCAGGGCGGCGACGCGCTGGCGCTGACGCTCGCATTCGAGCGCATGGATTCGCGCGCCACGGCGCGCGCGCAATGGCGCGTCACGCTCTCCGAGCCCGGCGGCCGGCAACTGCTGTCGCAGCGCTATGCGAGCTTCCTGCCGAACGCGCCGACCGAACGCGCGCTCGGCGCCTTCGCCGAGGCGGCGACGCTGTCGGTGATCTCCGACGTGCGGCGCCTGTCGCGCAGCGGTGCCTCCGTGGCGCAGAAGCCGTGA
- a CDS encoding efflux RND transporter periplasmic adaptor subunit — MKRIARPLGLLALFLCVHGLGLGLGLQQAAAEPVPARAPLQGAPTAAPVRFLVVASQESILSASVAGRFAKVPVQLGDSVRAGQVLAAFDCAEIQARRDAARAEAEAARVQYEAKMKLQGLQSAAEVEVELAAANVNKAQSQIRIFDAQLAQCAFVAPFAGKVARVHVKVGQGVNPGAPVVELVGSGPLKARMNVPSQWLAWLKPGERLEGTVDETGGACGLKVTRVAGRVDAVSQTVEIETELASASGQVLPGMSGQVRAPVRR; from the coding sequence GTGAAGAGGATCGCCAGGCCGCTCGGTCTCCTTGCGCTCTTCCTCTGCGTGCACGGGCTCGGCCTCGGCCTCGGCCTCCAGCAGGCTGCTGCCGAACCGGTGCCGGCGCGTGCGCCCCTGCAGGGCGCGCCCACTGCCGCGCCGGTGCGCTTCCTCGTCGTTGCATCGCAGGAAAGCATCCTCTCCGCGTCGGTCGCGGGCCGCTTCGCCAAGGTGCCGGTGCAGCTTGGAGACAGCGTGCGCGCAGGCCAGGTGCTGGCCGCTTTCGATTGCGCCGAGATCCAGGCGCGGCGCGATGCGGCACGGGCCGAAGCCGAGGCCGCGCGGGTGCAGTACGAGGCCAAGATGAAGCTGCAGGGCCTGCAATCGGCGGCCGAGGTCGAAGTCGAGCTCGCTGCCGCCAACGTGAACAAGGCGCAGAGCCAGATCCGCATCTTCGACGCGCAGCTGGCCCAGTGCGCCTTCGTCGCTCCGTTCGCGGGCAAGGTGGCCCGCGTGCATGTCAAGGTGGGGCAGGGCGTGAATCCCGGCGCGCCGGTGGTGGAGCTCGTCGGCAGCGGTCCGCTCAAGGCGCGGATGAACGTGCCCTCGCAATGGCTGGCCTGGCTCAAGCCGGGCGAGCGCCTGGAAGGCACGGTCGACGAGACCGGCGGCGCCTGTGGCCTCAAGGTCACGCGCGTGGCCGGGCGCGTCGACGCGGTGAGCCAGACGGTGGAGATAGAAACCGAGCTCGCGAGCGCCAGCGGCCAGGTGCTGCCCGGCATGAGCGGCCAGGTTCGCGCGCCGGTGCGGCGTTGA
- a CDS encoding biotin/lipoyl-binding protein, translating to MTDLAFHALAAKVRAATRAADLAFVICNETHALASYRQAALVGYFGARRTRLVGHSGLADVEPDSPYALWLAEVGDHLRPQLDALPAGAPVLALAPAMLPPALATSWADWLPDHVWALPLAGPDGRVRAVLLLARENPWPAEFDAGAPEYLLLQAAGTYGHAWWALTGRRRSVGALWQGLWARKALRWSLLLLPLLLLVPVREYALVQAEVVSLRSQVIASPRDGVIKRMVVRPNTPVEAGQTLAELDDTTLFNRLAVAQAALASARLELHQASQRAIESQSAKAELNLAEGKLREREVEVAGLQREVAQLSIKAPARGVFVYSDPDDWAGRPVQTGERVGLLADPASLGVQAWAPVSEAVNLAPGAPMTLFLRVAPLDPVSARLDYAGYQAVEAPNGIASYPLRGHLEETAAVTRIGLRGTARVSGDWTVLGYLMFRRPFAAVREWCGC from the coding sequence ATGACCGACCTGGCCTTCCATGCGCTGGCCGCAAAGGTGCGCGCGGCCACGCGCGCAGCCGATCTCGCCTTCGTCATCTGCAACGAGACCCATGCGCTCGCCAGCTACCGGCAGGCGGCGCTCGTTGGCTATTTCGGCGCGCGGCGCACCCGGCTCGTGGGCCATTCAGGGCTGGCCGATGTCGAACCGGATTCCCCCTACGCGCTGTGGCTCGCTGAAGTGGGCGACCATCTGCGGCCGCAGCTCGATGCGCTGCCCGCCGGGGCACCGGTGCTGGCGCTGGCGCCCGCGATGCTGCCGCCGGCGCTCGCCACCTCCTGGGCCGACTGGCTGCCCGACCATGTGTGGGCATTGCCGCTCGCGGGGCCTGATGGCCGGGTGCGGGCGGTCCTGTTGCTGGCCCGCGAAAACCCGTGGCCTGCCGAGTTCGACGCCGGGGCACCCGAGTACCTGCTGCTGCAGGCTGCCGGGACCTATGGGCATGCCTGGTGGGCGCTGACGGGCCGCCGGCGCTCCGTCGGCGCGCTGTGGCAAGGGCTCTGGGCCCGCAAGGCGCTGCGCTGGTCGCTGCTCCTTCTTCCGCTGCTGCTGCTCGTGCCCGTGCGCGAATACGCGCTGGTGCAGGCCGAGGTGGTCTCCCTGCGCAGCCAGGTGATCGCCTCGCCCCGCGACGGCGTCATCAAGCGCATGGTGGTGCGTCCCAATACACCCGTCGAGGCCGGGCAGACGCTCGCCGAGCTCGACGACACCACGCTCTTCAACCGGCTGGCCGTCGCGCAGGCCGCACTGGCCAGCGCGCGCCTCGAACTGCACCAGGCCTCTCAGCGCGCCATCGAATCGCAGAGCGCCAAGGCCGAGCTCAACCTCGCCGAGGGCAAGCTGCGCGAGCGCGAGGTCGAAGTGGCCGGCCTGCAGCGCGAGGTGGCGCAGCTGTCGATCAAGGCGCCGGCCCGGGGGGTGTTCGTCTACTCCGATCCCGACGACTGGGCCGGGCGGCCGGTGCAGACGGGTGAACGCGTGGGGCTGCTGGCCGATCCGGCCTCGCTCGGCGTGCAGGCGTGGGCACCGGTCAGCGAGGCGGTCAACCTCGCGCCAGGCGCGCCGATGACGCTGTTCCTGCGCGTCGCGCCGCTCGACCCCGTCTCCGCGCGGCTCGACTACGCCGGCTACCAGGCGGTCGAAGCGCCGAACGGGATTGCGAGCTACCCGCTGCGCGGACATCTCGAAGAGACGGCCGCCGTCACCCGGATCGGGCTGCGCGGCACGGCGCGCGTGTCGGGCGACTGGACCGTGCTGGGCTACCTGATGTTCCGGCGCCCCTTTGCTGCCGTGCGGGAGTGGTGCGGATGCTGA
- a CDS encoding HlyD family efflux transporter periplasmic adaptor subunit: protein MLSPAAAAVPPPWPSLREELQIHAAGANRDGSPAWHICDPVRNLFFRIGWLEFEMLQRWRLADAQRIAHEVAEATTLAPEADDVDGFRSFLERHQLLRAARQKAPMPIWRWLLNNYLFIRIPLVRPALWLARLLPWVGWLFTRWSAGLSALAAGGGLVLAARQWDTVEANLRGALSWEGVAGFAGALIVSKLLHELGHALVSTRLGVRVGHMGVALLVMWPMAYTDTGESWKLERSRHRFAIASAGIASELVLAAWATLLWAFLPDGDLRSALFFLATTAWVMTLLINASPFMRFDGYYMLADAIDFPGLHERAGQQARHFLRRWLLGLDDPLPETLSPGFRRLLIAFAFATWIYRLVLFVGIAVVVYHAFFKALGVFLFFVEIGVFVGRPVWTELRAWRGRRAEIPRRRKLAWLFAAAASWLVLWLPWHTGITAPGVIKAGSEQPVYSPFAARVRALDIADGAEVQPGRELLTLDAPSQAEERDKARVLALAYTRTARGALGLDEGPAAQLAVAEQQASRWDAERRAREAELLRLQLVATQAGEVRDVDPLVGQGTWVAPSQLIAMVVDGRRWRVEALVPEHDRQRLARGSTATVIVKGRTRKLEGQVRAIDSNPVKRLPHMLLAKDHGGPIALNPTRPKTELRPAEAWFRVLVEGESDTPLATVREVKVHFEGTRESIARNWIDNALSVVIQQSGF, encoded by the coding sequence ATGCTGAGCCCTGCCGCCGCCGCCGTGCCCCCGCCCTGGCCTTCGCTGCGGGAAGAACTGCAGATCCATGCGGCGGGCGCGAACCGCGACGGTTCGCCCGCTTGGCACATCTGCGATCCGGTGCGCAATCTTTTCTTTCGCATCGGCTGGCTGGAGTTCGAGATGCTGCAGCGCTGGCGCCTCGCCGATGCGCAACGTATCGCCCACGAGGTCGCGGAGGCCACCACGCTGGCGCCGGAGGCCGACGACGTGGACGGTTTCCGCAGTTTCCTGGAGCGCCATCAATTGCTGCGCGCAGCGCGCCAGAAGGCGCCGATGCCGATCTGGCGATGGCTGCTCAACAACTACCTCTTCATCCGCATTCCGCTGGTGCGGCCGGCGTTGTGGCTGGCGCGGCTCCTGCCCTGGGTGGGTTGGCTGTTCACGCGCTGGTCCGCCGGCCTGAGCGCACTTGCCGCTGGCGGAGGCCTGGTGCTCGCAGCCCGGCAGTGGGACACCGTGGAAGCGAATCTGCGCGGCGCGCTGAGCTGGGAAGGTGTGGCGGGCTTCGCCGGCGCGCTGATCGTCTCGAAGCTGCTGCATGAGCTGGGCCATGCGCTGGTCTCCACCAGGCTCGGCGTTCGCGTGGGCCACATGGGCGTGGCGCTGCTCGTGATGTGGCCCATGGCTTACACCGACACCGGCGAGAGCTGGAAGCTGGAGCGTTCGCGCCATCGCTTCGCGATCGCCTCCGCGGGCATCGCTTCCGAGCTGGTGCTGGCGGCGTGGGCGACCCTGCTCTGGGCCTTCCTGCCCGATGGCGACCTGCGCAGTGCGCTGTTCTTCCTCGCCACCACCGCGTGGGTGATGACCTTGCTCATCAACGCCAGTCCCTTCATGCGCTTCGACGGCTACTACATGCTCGCCGACGCGATCGACTTTCCGGGCCTGCACGAACGCGCAGGGCAGCAGGCGAGGCACTTTCTGCGGCGCTGGCTGCTCGGCCTGGACGATCCGCTGCCGGAGACCCTGTCGCCCGGCTTTCGCCGCCTGCTGATCGCGTTCGCCTTCGCCACCTGGATCTACCGGCTGGTGCTGTTCGTCGGCATCGCGGTGGTGGTCTACCACGCCTTCTTCAAGGCGCTCGGCGTGTTCCTCTTCTTCGTCGAGATCGGCGTCTTCGTCGGCCGCCCGGTATGGACCGAACTGCGTGCGTGGCGTGGGCGCCGCGCCGAGATCCCGCGCCGGCGCAAGCTCGCATGGCTGTTCGCCGCCGCGGCGTCGTGGCTGGTGCTCTGGCTGCCTTGGCACACCGGCATCACGGCGCCGGGCGTGATCAAGGCCGGATCGGAGCAGCCGGTCTATTCACCCTTCGCGGCACGCGTGAGGGCACTGGACATCGCGGACGGGGCTGAGGTCCAGCCAGGTCGCGAACTGCTGACGCTCGATGCGCCGAGCCAGGCCGAGGAGCGCGACAAGGCACGCGTCCTCGCGCTGGCCTACACGCGCACCGCGCGCGGTGCGCTCGGCCTGGACGAAGGCCCGGCGGCGCAACTCGCCGTGGCCGAACAGCAGGCGAGCCGCTGGGACGCCGAGCGCCGCGCGCGTGAAGCCGAGTTGCTCCGGCTGCAGTTGGTCGCCACACAAGCCGGTGAAGTGCGCGACGTCGATCCGCTGGTGGGCCAGGGCACCTGGGTGGCGCCCTCGCAGCTCATCGCGATGGTGGTCGACGGCCGGCGCTGGCGTGTCGAGGCGCTTGTGCCCGAGCACGACCGGCAGCGCCTGGCGCGCGGCAGCACGGCGACGGTCATCGTGAAGGGGCGCACGCGCAAGCTGGAAGGACAGGTCCGCGCCATCGACAGCAACCCCGTCAAGCGCCTGCCGCACATGCTGTTGGCGAAGGATCACGGCGGCCCCATCGCGCTCAACCCGACACGGCCGAAGACAGAACTGAGGCCGGCGGAAGCGTGGTTCCGCGTGCTGGTCGAGGGCGAATCGGACACTCCGCTGGCCACGGTGCGCGAGGTGAAAGTGCACTTCGAAGGCACGCGCGAGAGCATTGCGCGCAATTGGATCGACAACGCGCTGTCGGTCGTGATTCAGCAGTCGGGCTTTTGA
- a CDS encoding response regulator transcription factor, with translation MRVAALDDDVDQLDLVRCTLQSIGHDCHVFSEGAALRRELQRETFDLLVLDWHLPDITGPDIVRWVRANLQARIPILFVTNRHEERDVVEGLSAGADDFMVKPVRVGELAARVRALLRRAYMDPAPEEQVWGRYRFVIASRQLEIEGKPVALTQKEFDLALFLFRNAGRLISRKHLLETIWGVANPPGTELMSRSLDTHISRVRTVLGLRPESGYRLASIYGQGYRFEVLGSDENHVA, from the coding sequence ATGCGAGTTGCTGCACTGGACGACGACGTCGATCAGCTCGACCTCGTCAGGTGCACTTTGCAATCCATCGGGCACGACTGCCACGTCTTCTCGGAAGGGGCCGCACTGCGGCGCGAGCTGCAGCGCGAGACCTTCGACCTCCTGGTCCTGGACTGGCACCTGCCCGACATCACCGGACCGGACATCGTGCGATGGGTCCGGGCCAACCTGCAGGCCCGCATCCCGATCCTCTTCGTGACCAACCGCCACGAAGAGCGCGACGTGGTGGAAGGGCTGAGCGCGGGCGCCGACGATTTCATGGTCAAGCCGGTGCGTGTGGGCGAACTGGCTGCGCGCGTGCGAGCGCTGCTGCGGCGGGCCTACATGGACCCGGCGCCCGAAGAGCAGGTGTGGGGACGCTACCGCTTCGTCATTGCGAGCCGGCAGCTGGAGATCGAGGGCAAGCCGGTCGCGTTGACGCAGAAGGAGTTCGACCTGGCCTTGTTCCTGTTCAGGAACGCGGGGCGCCTGATCTCGCGCAAGCACCTGCTGGAGACGATCTGGGGCGTTGCCAATCCCCCCGGGACCGAGCTCATGTCAAGGTCGCTCGACACGCACATCTCACGCGTGCGAACCGTGCTCGGCCTGCGGCCCGAAAGCGGCTATCGGCTGGCTTCCATCTACGGACAGGGTTACCGCTTCGAAGTGCTCGGCAGCGATGAGAACCATGTCGCGTGA
- a CDS encoding FecR domain-containing protein: protein MSREGAARAARLHASCIGRCVAAALLALVFSSPPAVAAEPDLVHAVQAGETLYGLAEQYTGRSDRWPLLQQHNRIADPHRIEPGTHVRIPAALLVFAPSFATVAYVTGEVHQFAAQDMQPQPVQAGDRLPEGTRIEVGTDGYLRLALSDGSVVRVPANSTVRLAGVRRQETLQANETLIQLDAGRVDVSAQPLRGAAGRFEIRTPLAVASVRGTEFGVAIQPDAGVTGEVTHGAVDLKGRARSSGPRGSREQRLQAGEGARVSRAGTVGAVRRLPEAPELETLPATITDADFVRLPLPSAPGVAAYRVRIARDAAMEQVVRNGVFEAGELRFAGLDDGDYTLGARGMDAEGLSGLESTRAIRVKARPVAPLSQAPAPGARIVGSTVEFSCAQPAGIRRFRLQVASDESFKDLRVDDAELRECRRSAQLPVGRYFWRVASVGVASDGKTDQGPFGGGRRFDVVEPPPVPPPPRFGDADGTLQLYWSALPGYRYRVEVARDSAFVDLVGAETRSEASLQLESLPSGTYYVRMQAIAPEGDAGAFSVPQAVRIGPVLRDASGGAVHDGDGRPIGRQ, encoded by the coding sequence ATGTCGCGTGAAGGAGCGGCGCGAGCCGCACGTCTTCACGCGAGCTGCATCGGGCGGTGCGTCGCCGCAGCGCTGCTGGCCCTGGTCTTCTCGTCACCGCCCGCCGTCGCTGCCGAGCCGGACCTGGTGCATGCCGTGCAGGCCGGCGAGACGCTCTACGGACTGGCCGAGCAGTACACGGGCCGCTCCGATCGCTGGCCTCTGCTGCAGCAGCACAACAGGATTGCCGATCCGCATCGCATCGAGCCGGGCACCCACGTGCGCATTCCGGCTGCGCTGCTGGTGTTCGCGCCGAGCTTTGCGACCGTGGCGTACGTCACGGGCGAGGTGCACCAGTTCGCCGCGCAGGACATGCAGCCGCAGCCTGTGCAGGCAGGCGACCGACTGCCGGAGGGCACCCGCATCGAAGTCGGGACCGACGGCTACCTTCGCCTTGCGCTGAGTGACGGCTCCGTGGTGCGCGTGCCGGCAAACTCGACGGTGCGGCTCGCCGGCGTGCGACGCCAGGAGACGCTGCAGGCGAACGAAACCCTGATTCAGCTGGATGCAGGCCGGGTCGATGTCTCGGCACAACCGCTGCGCGGCGCAGCGGGCCGCTTCGAGATCCGTACGCCGCTGGCGGTGGCCAGCGTGCGGGGTACCGAGTTCGGCGTTGCCATCCAGCCCGATGCGGGCGTGACCGGCGAGGTCACGCATGGGGCAGTCGATCTCAAGGGGCGCGCGCGCAGTTCGGGGCCGCGTGGCTCGCGCGAGCAGCGGCTGCAGGCAGGAGAGGGCGCGCGCGTGAGCCGTGCCGGCACGGTGGGGGCGGTGCGCCGCCTGCCGGAGGCCCCCGAGCTCGAAACCCTGCCGGCCACCATCACCGATGCCGACTTCGTTCGGCTGCCCCTGCCTTCAGCGCCCGGCGTGGCCGCCTACCGCGTGCGCATCGCGAGGGATGCGGCAATGGAGCAAGTCGTGCGCAACGGCGTGTTCGAGGCCGGTGAGCTGCGGTTCGCCGGCCTCGACGATGGCGACTACACGCTGGGCGCCCGCGGCATGGACGCGGAAGGTCTCTCCGGCCTCGAGAGCACGCGTGCGATCCGAGTCAAGGCGCGGCCGGTCGCGCCACTCTCGCAAGCGCCTGCACCCGGCGCAAGAATCGTCGGCAGCACGGTCGAATTCAGCTGTGCGCAGCCGGCTGGCATCCGGCGCTTCAGGCTGCAGGTCGCCAGCGACGAGTCCTTCAAGGACTTGCGCGTCGACGACGCCGAACTCCGGGAATGCCGCCGCTCGGCCCAGTTGCCCGTGGGGCGCTACTTCTGGCGCGTGGCCTCCGTTGGCGTGGCTTCGGACGGAAAGACCGACCAGGGGCCCTTTGGCGGAGGCCGGCGCTTCGACGTCGTGGAGCCGCCGCCGGTGCCCCCACCGCCCCGGTTCGGCGACGCCGATGGGACGCTGCAGCTCTACTGGTCCGCGCTGCCCGGCTACCGCTACCGCGTCGAGGTGGCGCGCGACAGCGCCTTCGTCGACCTGGTCGGGGCAGAGACGCGCTCCGAAGCCTCCCTGCAGCTCGAGTCGCTTCCGTCCGGCACCTACTACGTGCGGATGCAGGCCATTGCCCCGGAAGGCGACGCGGGGGCCTTCTCGGTGCCGCAGGCGGTGCGCATCGGGCCCGTCCTGCGCGACGCGAGCGGCGGCGCCGTTCATGACGGCGACGGCCGGCCCATCGGCCGGCAGTAG
- a CDS encoding CHASE2 domain-containing protein, which translates to MPGRRTTASSSSRLPWRWLEWLGLAILVASLVLVVDRAGWLQGANRWLQDALMFLQARPAERSEVVIVAIDDRSIAALGRWPWRRSFHAQLVDRIDKEGPRAIGMDLLLIEPDLRFPADDAALAAALGRSGKVVLPLMMQSHNGEPVVVEPLTALRRRAGALGHVHLAIDDDGVARSVYLREGFAGREWDHFSVAMRKVAEGRGDAVPRKGDADMGDADGVPAWQRSNRLTISFAGPPGHFRQVSYVDVLDGTVAPGSFKGKYVLIGATAAGLGDLYATPVSDRSKLMSGVELSANVLDSLENGRSMAPVPARLNEAFNLLPALLALAGMAFIGPLAALLLTLALVLLPVAAAAGAARFGLQFAPAAGMLGVAVAYGLWSWRKLDAATRYLMDEFGRLHADSRMAGGSGTALGTGDFVGRRIDALGQVAQQLRNLHRFVRDSLEGLPDATLVCDKVGTVLLANAAAARHFGVDTGGKLRGAQAQVLMEDLLSRADHSPVVTAERFGAGAEAFSAAARDGAERELLVRQAPSFSGDGEHLGWIVSLVDVTPMRQVQRQRDDAMRFLSHDMRAPLASILALLNLQRENPSALAPAQVQERIERHARKALGLADDFTQLVRAQSHSYHFDACNLVDVLLECVDDAWETTRRRGIEIVMLPAPDVAHSRIDRDLVARAIANLLGNALKFSPAGSSIRCAIEPLPLEWAVLVQDEGPGIDEELRSHLFEPFARGRAGFHVEGAGLGLAFVKTVAQRHGGRVVLESVPGRGSAFRLILPRA; encoded by the coding sequence ATGCCGGGCCGCCGAACCACCGCCTCCTCGTCATCTCGCTTGCCGTGGCGCTGGCTCGAATGGCTGGGACTGGCGATCCTCGTCGCGAGCCTGGTGCTGGTCGTGGACCGCGCAGGCTGGCTGCAGGGTGCGAATCGGTGGCTGCAGGATGCGCTGATGTTCCTGCAGGCGCGGCCGGCCGAGCGCAGCGAGGTGGTGATCGTCGCGATCGACGACAGGAGCATCGCGGCCCTGGGCCGGTGGCCGTGGCGGCGCTCCTTCCATGCCCAGCTCGTCGACCGAATCGACAAGGAGGGGCCTCGCGCCATCGGCATGGACCTGCTCCTGATCGAGCCGGATCTGCGCTTTCCGGCGGACGATGCCGCGCTTGCCGCCGCACTGGGCCGCAGCGGCAAGGTGGTGCTTCCGCTGATGATGCAGAGCCACAACGGCGAGCCTGTCGTGGTGGAGCCGCTGACCGCGCTGCGCCGCCGCGCCGGCGCGCTCGGGCATGTGCACCTGGCCATCGACGACGACGGCGTGGCCCGCAGCGTGTACCTGCGCGAGGGCTTCGCCGGTCGCGAGTGGGACCACTTCAGCGTCGCCATGCGCAAGGTCGCCGAAGGCCGGGGCGACGCAGTGCCTCGCAAGGGCGACGCCGACATGGGCGATGCAGACGGCGTGCCCGCCTGGCAGCGTTCGAACCGGCTGACCATTTCCTTCGCGGGCCCGCCCGGGCATTTCCGGCAGGTGTCCTATGTCGACGTGCTGGACGGCACGGTGGCACCGGGCAGCTTCAAGGGCAAGTACGTGCTGATCGGCGCCACCGCAGCCGGGCTGGGCGACCTGTACGCCACGCCGGTGTCGGATCGCTCGAAGCTCATGTCAGGCGTCGAGCTGTCGGCCAACGTGCTCGACAGTCTCGAGAACGGACGCAGCATGGCGCCGGTGCCTGCGCGGCTGAACGAGGCGTTCAATCTTCTTCCGGCGCTGCTCGCGCTGGCCGGCATGGCTTTCATCGGGCCGCTCGCGGCACTGCTGCTCACGCTGGCGCTGGTGCTGCTGCCGGTGGCAGCCGCCGCGGGCGCCGCGCGCTTCGGCCTGCAGTTCGCGCCGGCCGCGGGCATGCTTGGCGTGGCGGTGGCCTACGGGCTCTGGAGCTGGCGAAAGCTCGACGCCGCCACGCGCTACCTGATGGACGAGTTCGGCCGCTTGCACGCGGACAGCCGCATGGCGGGCGGGTCCGGCACCGCGCTCGGCACCGGCGATTTCGTCGGCCGTCGCATCGATGCGCTGGGACAGGTCGCGCAGCAGCTGAGAAACCTGCACCGCTTCGTGCGCGACAGCCTGGAGGGTCTGCCCGATGCGACGCTGGTGTGCGACAAGGTGGGGACCGTCCTCCTGGCCAACGCGGCGGCGGCGCGGCACTTCGGTGTCGACACCGGCGGCAAGCTGCGAGGCGCGCAGGCGCAGGTGCTGATGGAAGACTTGCTGTCGCGTGCGGATCATTCGCCGGTCGTGACTGCAGAGCGCTTTGGAGCGGGTGCCGAGGCGTTTTCCGCCGCGGCGCGCGATGGTGCCGAGCGCGAGCTGCTGGTGCGGCAGGCTCCTTCCTTCAGCGGCGACGGAGAGCACCTGGGCTGGATCGTCTCGCTCGTGGATGTGACGCCGATGCGCCAGGTGCAGCGCCAGCGCGACGACGCCATGCGCTTTCTCAGCCATGACATGCGCGCGCCGCTCGCTTCCATCCTCGCGCTGCTGAACCTGCAGCGAGAAAATCCCTCGGCGCTCGCGCCAGCGCAGGTCCAGGAGCGCATCGAGCGCCATGCCAGGAAGGCGCTGGGGCTTGCGGACGATTTCACGCAGCTGGTACGGGCGCAGTCGCACAGCTACCACTTCGACGCCTGCAACCTGGTGGACGTGCTGCTCGAATGCGTGGACGACGCGTGGGAAACAACCCGGCGCCGCGGCATCGAGATCGTCATGCTGCCTGCGCCGGACGTGGCGCACAGCCGCATCGACCGGGACCTCGTGGCCAGGGCAATCGCCAATCTCCTGGGCAACGCGCTCAAGTTCTCACCCGCCGGCTCGTCGATCCGCTGCGCCATCGAGCCGCTCCCGCTCGAATGGGCGGTGCTCGTGCAGGACGAAGGACCCGGCATCGACGAGGAGCTTCGGTCGCATCTCTTCGAGCCTTTTGCACGAGGCCGTGCAGGGTTTCACGTCGAGGGTGCGGGCCTCGGGCTGGCCTTCGTCAAGACCGTGGCCCAACGGCATGGAGGCAGGGTGGTGCTGGAGAGCGTGCCGGGGCGGGGCAGCGCATTCCGGCTGATCCTGCCGCGGGCCTGA